In Monomorium pharaonis isolate MP-MQ-018 chromosome 3, ASM1337386v2, whole genome shotgun sequence, a genomic segment contains:
- the LOC105839475 gene encoding sortilin-related receptor: protein MRGGICTHAHRRANAATGASLSPCTVHVERRARRCIHESPKCIIRSCPRRAESVLGKMAGRSSTALYFYLALFLHLVLLTECNYGVRYGDRAKRLHVAEHGDESRYRKPLIINRRSADPRDGDDHVGERSYGRTRRDAPLPEHPNNNPNITTKVNALNDSHQQLMVHWVGEGSNVIICLARDSTPVVRYQGGRFSSPTHPSAVYISYDYGDTFENKTEQFRISSEPNAAYAVVDKFTNHPKYYNHCVFVDSLDNLIFITHNNGLTIQRVAVPFHPTEVSFYELDPRVLIALDKIDPARKLWLSTDRGAVWVPIHQYVKAFFWSPYRVLLVERTEPTGVNTVLKLDLRNFPWYQRGNTPLRMRMSIRKEFTVVIQNVEDFQIRGDYMFATMKNSKNGTSEHLDLYVSYKNQSFVLVHFNTELDCRDYHIVDVAYNRVFIAVSHSDTMVNLYVSEIIDHEKAIFTLSLESILTFFPNSTWKDSWLNDVADEVFTDLYKVEGLRGVYIASRVKGTPKSSSIGPEHLESLITFDHGVTWNNVRAPAANHEGYYIHCGKNCSLHLSQRFSQLYPVTRSVTIMSSKSAPGIIMATGVIGSSLKGHPALYVSRDSGLTWKQVLKDYYFFNMGDHGGLLVAVKYFKSRGETRDISYSTDEGETWQTYEFNEKMLRVYGLMTEPGENTTVFTMFGSDSGQHQWLIIKVDLRNVFERDCTENDYKFWSPTSTEQPVMACVLGRKETYQRRAARANCYQGVNYDRPVRLEICQCDANDYQCDYGFMRVGSPYHCIRNKTVADYDPYAVPATCESGKFYNRTKGYVKINDDDCSGGFARNFEPDEIPCPMNERPEFLLVAQREHISRIDLVDSGKMETLPVHDLKNVIAIEFDMANNCLYWADIVNDTIGRQCLKDGTSYPEILVETDLSSIEGMAYDWVSKVLYFVDGVKMRIQIIRTDVSTMGRMRRTILGPNNLQKPRGIAVHPMNGYMFWTDWAPGNASVSRANLDGTDVKRLFIKPTVEWPNGITIDHIAERIYWVDARADYIASSDFDGKRYKKIIGSDGRVSHPFAVAVFKDNVYWDDWKQSMIFVANKDHGIGISPVIEFQIAGLMDLKIFAHSVQIGTNQCASNHTCSHICLGAPQNSYVCLCPDGMVMTEGKCLCPNGVKPYANSTCPRIASTCSSNQFACNNNVCIPEFWKCDGDNDCGDNSDEIHCNRATCSPNNFECDDNKCIPKYWVCDLDRDCKDGKDEMNCTYSNCTDMQFKCDNGRCISYRWRCDGEDDCRDGSDEKNCTKNVQPNTCRSDEIACKSDNTCIPTSWKCDGEPDCEDGADEKDCNSMECESWQFQCNNTKENGHRCIYRTWACDGDKDCIDGSDEVNCTTTTTPLPPPLSPILPTNSCNDWMFMCNNKKCVPYWWKCDSVDDCGDDSDEIGCGGGAIDGGMLEPTSPTLTTPQSRNCREHQFQCYNNDCIENSWVCDGSKDCPSGEDELHCEQAQLPCRENDQFMCRQDGSCVPLSSICNGVEECPDGSDELGCHTNQETSPPATPSCYVGLFPCDETRCFPLAAYCDGNHDCLDGFDENNCEKNNSRVYQVLVMGVDERSINDSSLFLFWWMPIPSNVTFEFLPSIARAVPETKWTNASEWIEDTEYQFNNLEPYTKYNLTVYVKLKGQTTVFPPAKYLVVMTGEGVPTEPWNVTVTQKNGTRVEVSWRPPLRPNGLIIGYQGYITPPIPPMEFTRQKTSAIIDMAFEAGKNYSFWIVAKNRQYSSTSSQVATLTFDGSANIDDIEDLRVVATTNHSVTLTWKKMKDVDGYHVTPRAPPAYPVSETVTTKENTMEVNNLAPGTKYTFEVGAMKKKYIGKVAMVTTTTNGTALPTIMNFDAQLVKSQRTTVKLTWDPPKSNRKIKWQYAVYYATNMMEFFKTKRLLTTNLTTTVKNLEACESYVFAVGVYGNYGAGPLNQPHTVITHFNKRAPPKRLRVTPSPDKNDSIIVSWSASCPTIDESISYTISVTEMILNKQVVVTLPPTNETIMKHTFNSVKYGGKYNITIATDVENAIPTQPFIYIAPPIKPPHQLTVLHDNKEYLIYWQEPDLPENIRNDADRYYEILVAEGSRTINESTAKVLPAKDPPPYRYKEAKTDTIYTFAARLVTNDGYQSPLSETWSTQISGSQFPVIMNTSSILSLAIPICLVVIALGAALAYFIVRHRRLSNSFTQFANSHYDTRRGQATFPGTTDSLEEEDSPVIRGFSDDEPLVIA from the exons ATGCGTGGCGGCATCTGCACGCACGCGCATCGACGTGCGAATGCGGCGACCGGCGCGTCTCTCTCGCCGTGTACCGTGCACGTAGAGAGACGCGCGCGTCGTTGCATTCACGAGTCCCCGAAGTGTATAATACGCTCGTGCCCGCGGCGAGCGGAGTCAGTCTTGGGCAAGATGGCCGGTAGGTCGAGTACGGCCCTCTATTTCTACCTCGCGCTATTCCTCCATCTGGTCCTGCTAACCGAGTGTAACTACGGTGTGCGGTACGGTGACAGGGCGAAGCGGCTGCACGTCGCGGAGCACGGTGACGAGTCGCGGTACAGGAAGCCGCTGATTATCAACAGGCGGAGCGCGGATCCGCGCGACGGCGATGACCACGTCGGGGAAAGGTCGTACGGCCGTACGCGCCGCGACGCACCGCTGCCGGAGCACCCAAACAATAACCCAAACATCACGACGAAG GTCAATGCTTTAAATGATTCGCATCAGCAACTGATGGTACATTGGGTCGGGGAGGGTTCCAATGTAATAATATGTCTAGCGAGGGACAGCACGCCCGTGGTGCGTTACCAAGGAGGTAGATTCTCTTCCCCGACCCATCCTAGCGCTGTGTACATCAGTTACGATTACGGTGATACGTTCGAGAATAAGACTGAACAGTTCAGGATTTCGTCCGAGCCCAATGCTGCATATGCGGTTGTAGACAAATTCACCAATCATCCTAAGTACTACAATCAC TGCGTCTTTGTGGACAGTCTggataatttaatctttataacaCATAATAACGGTCTAACAATCCAGAGGGTCGCCGTGCCGTTTCACCCGACCGAGGTCTCGTTTTACGAATTAGATCCACGAGTGCTCATCGCACTCGACAAAATCGATCCAGCGCGGAAG TTGTGGTTGTCGACCGATCGTGGAGCAGTCTGGGTGCCAATTCATCAATATGTAAAAGCTTTCTTTTGGTCTCCTTATCGTGTTTTATTGGTTGAACGTACGGAGCCGACTGGAGTGAATACAGTCTTGAAGTTAGATCTGCGAAATTTCCCCTGGTATCAGAGAGGGAATACTCCATTACGAATGAGAATGTCTATACGAAAAGAATTTACCGTCGTCATTCAAAACGTTGAGGATTTCCAGATCAGAGGCGACTATATGTTTGCCACCATGAAAAATTCGAAG aatggAACATCGGAACATTTGGATCTCTATGTCTCTTATAAGAATCAGTCATTTGTCCTGGTACATTTTAACACGGAATTGGACTGCAGAGATTATCATATCGTAGACGTAGCATACAATCGAGTTTTCATTGCTGTGTCGCACAGCGACACTATGGTCAATCTTTACGTGTCGGAAATTATAGATCACGAAAAAGCCATATTTACATTATCTCTGGAGAGCATCCTCACATTTTTCCCCAACAGCACTTGGAAGGACAGTTGGTTGAA TGATGTGGCTGACGAGGTATTCACGGATCTGTATAAGGTCGAGGGTCTTCGAGGTGTATACATAGCGTCACGGGTCAAAGGTACTCCAAAATCGAGCTCGATTGGTCCAGAACACTTGGAATCGTTAATCACCTTTGATCACGGCGTCACTTGGAATAATGTTAGAGCACCGGCAGCGAATCACGAGGGTTACTACATACATTGTGGGAAAAACTGCTCGTTACATTTGAGTCAGCGATTCAGTCAGTTATATCCGGTGACGAGATCCGTTACCATCATGAGTTCGAAATCGGCGCCTGGAATAATAATGGCCACCGGTGTGATTGGATCCAGCTTGAAGGGTCATCCAGCTCTTTATGTGTCCAGAGATTCTGGTCTTACGTGGAAACAAGTTCTGAAGgactattatttctttaacatgGGCGATCACGGAGGTTTACTGGTGGcggttaaatatttcaaatcacGTGGGGAGACCAGGGATATATCGTACTCGACAGACGAGGGCGAGACGTGGCAGACGTATGAGTTCAACGAGAAGATGTTACGCGTCTACGGCCTCATGACGGAGCCTGGAGAGAACACCACGGTGTTTACCATGTTTGGGTCGGACAGCGGACAGCATCAGTGGCTCATCATCAAGGTCGATTTGCGAAATGTGTTTGAGAGGGATTGCACGGAGAACGACTATAAGTTTTGGTCACCGACAAGCACCGAACAGCCGGTCATGGCATGTGTGTTGGGACGCAAGGAAACGTATCAGAGACGCGCGGCGCGCGCCAATTGTTACCAGGGCGTGAATTACGATCGACCTGTGAGATTGGAGATCTGTCAGTGCGACGCGAATGATTATCAGTGCGATTACGGTTTTATGCGGGTCGGCAGTCCGTATCATTGCATTCGCAATAAAACCGTCGCTGATTACGACCCTTACGCCGTGCCGGCTACCTGCGAGTCTGGCAAGTTCTACAATCGCACGAAGGGTTACGTGAAAATAAATGACGATGATTGTAGCGGCGGTTTTGCGAGAAATTTTGAGCCTGATGAGATCCCGTGTCCGATGAATGAGAGACCGGAATTCCTGTTGGTTGCTCAACGAGAACACATTTCGCGAATCGACTTGGTGGACAGTGGTAAAATGGAGACGTTACCTGTACACGATTTGAAGAACGTCATCGCAATCGAGTTCGACATGGCCAACAATTGCTTGTACTGGGCGGATATCGTGAACGACACGATAGGCAGACAATGTTTGAAGGATGGTACTAGCTATCCCGAGATTCTCGTCGAGACCGATCTGAGCTCCATCGAGGGAATGGCCTATGACTGGGTATCCAAGGTGCTCTATTTCGTGGACGGTGTCAAGATGAGGATACAGATAATCCGCACGGACGTGTCTACCATGGGTAGAATGCGCAGGACGATATTGGGCCCGAACAATTTGCAGAAGCCACGAGGTATTGCGGTTCATCCTATGAACGGGTATATGTTCTGGACTGATTGGGCGCCGGGTAACGCCTCGGTGTCTCGAGCCAACCTAGACGGCACGGATGTGAAACGATTGTTTATCAAGCCTACTGTCGAGTGGCCGAACGGAATAACGATCGATCACATCGCCGAACGTATCTACTGGGTGGACGCACGAGCGGATTACATAGCCTCCTCGGACTTTGACGGTAAAAGATATAAGAAGATTATTGGCAGCGACGGACGCGTTTCTCATCCGTTCGCGGTAGCTGTGTTCAAGGACAACGTATACTGGGATGACTGGAAGCAATCGATGATATTTGTCGCTAACAAGGACCACGGGATTGGCATTAGTCCGGTGATTGAGTTTCAGATTGCAGGTTTGATGGATCTGAAGATTTTTGCACACAGCGTGCAGATCGGCACAAACCAATGCGCGAGTAACCACACTTGCTCGCACATCTGCCTGGGTGCGCCGCAGAACAGTTACGTCTGCCTTTGTCCGGACGGCATGGTGATGACAGAGGGCAAGTGTCTGTGCCCGAACGGTGTCAAGCCATACGCCAACTCGACGTGTCCGCGCATCGCCAGTACCTGCTCGTCCAATCAGTTTGCTTGCAACAACAACGTGTGCATCCCTGAGTTCTGGAAATGCGATGGCGACAACGATTGCGGCGACAACTCGGACGAGATACATTGCAACCGCGCCACGTGCAGCCCGAACAACTTCGAGTGCGATGATAACAAGTGCATACCCAAGTACTGGGTGTGTGATCTGGATCGCGACTGCAAGGACGGCAAGGACGAGATGAATTGCACATACAGTAATTGCACCGACATGCAGTTTAAGTGTGACAACGGCCGCTGCATATCGTACCGTTGGCGCTGCGATGGTGAGGACGACTGCCGGGACGGCTCGGATGAGAAGAACTGCACCAAGAATGTGCAGCCGAACACGTGTCGATCCGATGAGATCGCCTGCAAGTCAGACAACACGTGCATACCGACTTCCTGGAAATGTGACGGCGAGCCCGACTGCGAGGACGGCGCCGACGAGAAGGACTGCAACAGTATGGAGTGCGAGTCGTGGCAATTCCAATGCAACAATACCAAGGAAAACGGACATCGGTGCATATACAGGACATGGGCGTGCGACGGCGACAAGGACTGCATCGACGGCTCGGACGAGGTGAACTGCACCACCACTACTACCCCGCTCCCGCCGCCGCTGAGCCCGATTCTGCCGACGAATTCCTGCAACGATTGGATGTTTATGTGCAATAACAAGAAATGCGTGCCTTACTGGTGGAAGTGCGACAGCGTGGATGACTGTGGCGATGATTCCGATGAGATAGGTTGTGGTGGTGGCGCGATAGACGGCGGGATGTTGGAGCCCACATCTCCGACTCTCACGACTCCACAATCGCGTAATTGCCGTGAACACCAGTTCCAGTGCTATAACAACGATTGCATCGAGAACTCATGGGTGTGTGATGGCTCAAAGGACTGTCCGTCCGGCGAGGACGAGCTGCACTGCGAACAAGCGCAACTACCATGCCGCGAGAACGATCAATTTATGTGTCGTCAGGACGGCTCATGCGTGCCGCTCTCTAGCATCTGCAACGGTGTCGAGGAGTGTCCGGATGGCAGCGATGAGCTCGGTTGTCACACGAATCAAGAAACGAGTCCTCCCGCCACACCGTCCTGCTACGTCGGTCTTTTCCCGTGTGACGAGACCCGTTGCTTTCCGCTGGCCGCTTACTGCGACGGCAATCATGACTGTCTGGACGGCTTCGATGAGAACAATTGTGAGAAGAATAACTCGCGCGTGTATCAGGTATTGGTGATGGGTGTGGACGAGCGTTCTATCAACGATTCGAGTCTCTTCCTCTTTTGGTGGATGCCAATACCATCAAATGTGACGTTTGAATTTCTGCCATCAATCGCGCGAGCGGTACCAGAGACTAAGTGGACCAACGCCAGCGAGTGGATTGAGGATACGGAGTATCAGTTCAACAATCTCGAGCCGTACACAAAGTATAATCTGACGGTCTACGTGAAGTTGAAGGGTCAGACCACAGTGTTTCCACCGGCCAAGTATCTGGTGGTGATGACCGGCGAGGGCGTGCCGACCGAACCGTGGAACGTGACCGTCACGCAGAAGAATGGCACACGCGTGGAGGTTTCTTGGCGACCACCATTACGTCCGAACGGTCTCATCATCGGTTATCAGGGTTACATCACGCCACCGATACCGCCAATGGAGTTTACTCGGCAGAAAACCTCCGCGATTATCGACATGGCGTTTGAAGCGGGCAAAAATTATTCCTTCTGGATAGTTGCGAAGAATCGGCAGTATTCATCGACCTCGTCGCAGGTTGCCACGTTGACGTTTGATGGCTCGGCTAATATTGACGATATTGAGGATCTCCGCGTGGTAGCCACGACAAATCATTCCGTCACTCTTACGTGGAAGAAGATGAAGGACGTGGACGGATATCACGTCACTCCTAGAGCACCACCGGCCTATCCGGTCTCGGAAACCGTCACGACTAAGGAGAATACGATGGAGGTCAACAATTTGGCGCCAGGCACTAAGTACACCTTCGAGGTCGGCGCTATGAAGAAGAAATACATCGGCAAGGTCGCCATGGTGACCACCACGACAAACGGCACCGCGCTGCCGACGATAATGAACTTTGATGCGCAATTGGTGAAGTCCCAGAGGACAACTGTCAAGCTTACTTGGGATCCTCCAAAAAGTAACAGAAAGATTAAATGGCAATATGCAGTTTATTACGCTACCAACATGATGGAGTTCTTTAAAA CTAAAAGACTTCTCACCACTAATCTTACGACGACAGTCAAGAATTTGGAAGCCTGTGAGTCGTATGTTTTTGCTGTTGGCGTTTACGGTAATTATGGGGCTGGACCTTTAAATCAACCGCATACGGTCATAACGCACTTTAACAAACGCGCGCCTCCGAAAAGATTACGAGTAACGCCATCGCCGGATAAAAACGACAGCATAATTGTTTCGTGGAGTGCAAGTTGTCCAACAATCGACGAATCGATCAGTTACACG ATTTCTGTCACGGAAATGATTCTCAACAAGCAGGTGGTTGTAACATTACCGCCGACTAATGAAACCATCATGAAGCATACGTTTAATTCCGTTAAGTACGGCGGGAagtacaatattacaatagcCACAGATGTTGAAAATGCCATACCTACGCAACCGTTCATTTATATAGCACCGCCGATCAAGCCGCCTCATCAGCTCACAGTTTTACACGATAATAAGGAATACTTGATTTATTGGCAAGAACCAGATTTACCGGAAAACATTCGGAATGATGCCGATCGGTACTACGAAATTTTAGTGGCCGAGGGATCGAGAACAATAAACGAGTCGACCGCCAAAGTATTACCGGCCAAAGATCCGCCGCCTTATCGCTACAAGGAAGCTAAAACTGATACGATTTATACCTTTGCCGCGCGTTTGGTCACGAATGATGGTTACCAAAGTCCATTGAGCGAAACTTGGAGTACGCAAATTTCAG GATCGCAGTTCCCAGTGATAATGAACACGTCGAGCATATTATCCCTCGCTATACCGATCTGTCTGGTCGTCATAGCGCTTGGTGCTGCACTTGCGTATTTCATCGTTCGACACAGGAGGCTATCAAATAGCTTTACACAGTTCGCCAATAGCCACTACGATACGAGACGGGGACAAGCCACTTTCCCTGGTACGACAGACAGTTTAG AAGAAGAAGACAGTCCGGTAATCCGAGGCTTTTCGGATGATGAACCGCTCGTAATTGCATGA